Proteins encoded together in one Catellatospora citrea window:
- the mtrA gene encoding MtrAB system response regulator MtrA — translation MRARVLVVDDDPALAEMLGIVLRSEGFVPAFVADGERALAAFREARPDVVLLDLMLPGMSGLDVCRAIRAESGVPIVMLTAKSDTVDVVLGLESGADDYVVKPFKPKELVARVRARLRRGEDVTPELLTIGPPDNQIIIDVPAHTVTRNGAEVKLTPLEFDLLVALARKPRQVFTREVLLEQVWGYRHSADTRLVNVHVQRLRAKIEPDPERPEIILTVRGVGYKAGTS, via the coding sequence ATGAGGGCGCGTGTCCTGGTGGTGGACGACGATCCCGCGCTCGCCGAGATGCTAGGCATCGTGCTGCGCAGCGAGGGGTTCGTGCCCGCCTTCGTGGCCGACGGCGAGCGGGCCCTGGCCGCCTTCCGCGAGGCGCGTCCCGACGTGGTGCTGCTGGACCTGATGCTGCCCGGCATGAGCGGGCTGGACGTGTGCCGCGCCATCCGGGCCGAGTCCGGCGTGCCGATCGTGATGCTGACCGCCAAGAGCGACACCGTCGACGTGGTGCTCGGCCTGGAGTCCGGCGCCGACGACTACGTGGTCAAGCCGTTCAAGCCCAAGGAGCTGGTGGCCCGGGTGCGGGCGCGGCTGCGCCGCGGCGAGGACGTGACCCCCGAGCTGCTGACCATCGGGCCGCCGGACAACCAGATCATCATCGACGTGCCCGCGCACACGGTGACCCGCAACGGGGCCGAGGTGAAGCTGACCCCGCTGGAGTTCGACCTGCTGGTCGCGCTGGCCCGCAAGCCGCGCCAGGTGTTCACCCGCGAGGTGCTGCTGGAGCAGGTCTGGGGCTACCGCCACTCGGCGGACACCCGGCTGGTGAACGTGCACGTGCAGCGCCTGCGCGCCAAGATCGAACCGGACC